A genomic window from Silene latifolia isolate original U9 population chromosome Y, ASM4854445v1, whole genome shotgun sequence includes:
- the LOC141631997 gene encoding protein FAR1-RELATED SEQUENCE 5-like: MYIFGKLNHDTGKFVICTCDLVHNHDLNPEVSRHVVNYRHISEYFKTRLMLNDRAGIPITRNFNTLVRDVEGIHNLHFNGQDARNFINSERRKSRFCGDAKEVLNYFEGLKARNPDFYYVVERDADNKLLNIFWSDARCHAMYKAFSDPSSFDSTFLSNRYQMPFCPFVGVNHHGSTILYAAALISYDDTESFELVFEKWMECMGRAPIALITDQCKAMEGAIKKVFPETKHILCLWHILKNADKNLKDHPQFPQIDRDLCMLVHKSITEEELQDMWDDFMEKYNLRRNKWLRGAWDMR; the protein is encoded by the coding sequence ATGTATATATTTGGAAAATTAAATCATGACACTGGGAAATTTGTAATCTGTACTTGTGATTTGGTACATAATCACGATTTGAATCCTGAAGTTAGCCGGCATGTAGTCAATTATAGGCACATAAGCGAATATTTCAAGACCAGGTTGATGTTGAACGACAGAGCTGGCATACCAATTACCCGGAACTTCAACACATTAGTTAGGGATGTTGAAGGGATTCATAATCTACATTTCAATGGGCAGGACGCAAGAAACTTCATCAATAGCGAACGTCGCAAAAGTAGGTTTTGTGGTGATGCTAAAGAGGTCTTAAATTATTTCGAGGGCTTAAAAGCGCGGAATCCAGATTTTTACTACGTTGTTGAAAGGGACGCGGATAATAAGCTGTTGAACATTTTCTGGTCTGATGCACGATGTCATGCCATGTACAAGGCTTTTAGTGACCCATCGTCGTTCGATAGTACATTCCTAAGCAACAGGTACCAGATGCCTTTCTGTCCATTCGTTGGAGTTAATCATCATGGAAGTACAATATTATATGCAGCGGCTTTAATTTCATACGACGACACCGAGTCATTCGAGTTGGTGTTTGAGAAGTGGATGGAATGTATGGGGAGAGCTCCGATCGCCTTAATAACTGATCAATGTAAAGCAATGGAGGGGGCAATCAAGAAAGTGTTCCCGGAGACTAAACATATATTATGCCTTTGGCATATTCTTAAAAACGCTGATAAGAATTTAAAAGACCACCCACAATTTCCTCAGATTGACAGAGATTTGTGTATGCTTGTGCACAAGAGTATCACGGAGGAGGAACTGCAAGATATGTGGGACGATTTCATGGAAAAATACAACTTGCGACGCAACAAATGGTTGAGGGGTGCATGGGATATGAGATAG
- the LOC141627999 gene encoding F-box protein At1g47056-like, whose translation MDGVISYFPKNSGLSTTAHFLLSSISSIFIHFPTPTSFNGACISPFTPIMGQSSSISESTRPTHSTRLRSLTKRFLTIPSTTKSTATISSPPPQPPPYPTAPDSSTMDLTTVHIDATSSIPDECLAIIFLSLPCADRKHCSLVCKRWLIVEGQNRHRLSLNATSEILPVLPSLFSRFDSVTKLALRSDRRSISLSDEALVLISLRCRNLTRLKLRGCREITDDGVAAFAVNCRYLRKLSCGSCVFGAAGLNAVFRHCANLEEISIKRLRGINNNNNNNDNGGGDAEVDVETIQPGVAALSLKSICLKELYNGQLFAPLIVGAKNLKTLKLIRCLGDWDVVLQTLATNRNGNGNGNSSMVEVHLERIQVTDVGLTAISSCLNLEILHLVKTPECTNTGIVAVAERCKLLRKVHIDGWRTNRIGDEGLSALGKNCGNLQELVLIGINPTTLSLGVISGNCKGLERLALCSSETIGDVALSCIASKCLALKKFCIKSCPISDNGLEALAWGCPNLVKIKVKKCKEVTREIVDWLRVKRESLIVNLDADEIEPADASASDGGGDGGQEDVPDVPEIAPVVVGPGRNHGRGSMFRINFGVLFRKNLTACALRRIPSDGGNSGGGQ comes from the coding sequence ATGGACGGAGTAATAAGTTACTTCCCCAAAAATTCCGGATTATCAACAACGGCACATTTCCTCCTTTCTTCCATTTCCTCCATTTTCATTCATTTCCCCACACCCACCTCCTTCAACGGCGCGTGCATCTCACCATTCACTCCCATTATGGGCCAATCATCCTCCATCTCCGAGTCAACTCGCCCAACACACTCCACGCGCTTACGCTCCTTGACCAAGCGATTCTTAACCATCCCGTCAACAACTAAATCAACGGCCACGATCTCAtccccaccaccacaaccaccaccttaTCCAACGGCTCCAGATTCATCCACCATGGACCTCACCACCGTCCACATCGACGCCACGTCATCAATCCCAGACGAATGCCTAGCAATAATATTCCTATCCCTACCCTGCGCCGACCGCAAACACTGCTCTTTAGTCTGCAAACGTTGGTTAATCGTCGAGGGGCAAAATCGTCATCGTCTCTCTCTTAACGCCACGTCAGAAATCCTTCCGGTTTTACCCTCGCTCTTCTCCCGGTTTGACTCCGTTACTAAACTCGCTCTCCGGTCCGACCGCCGGTCTATCAGTCTCTCCGATGAAGCACTCGTTCTTATTTCTCTTCGTTGTCGTAATCTCACGCGCCTCAAGCTGCGTGGATGCCGTGAGATTACTGACGATGGAGTTGCGGCTTTCGCCGTGAATTGTCGGTATCTTCGGAAGTTGTCCTGCGGCTCCTGCGTGTTCGGAGCTGCTGGACTTAATGCTGTTTTTCGCCATTGCGCTAATCTCGAGGAAATCTCGATTAAGCGCTTACGTGGcattaataacaataacaataataatgataatggtGGCGGTGATGCTGAGGTGGATGTTGAGACAATCCAGCCTGGCGTTGCCGCGTTGTCGTTGAAAAGTATTTGTCTTAAGGAGCTGTATAACGGTCAATTATTCGCACCGTTGATTGTTGGAGCGAAGAATTTGAAGACGCTTAAATTGATTAGGTGTTTAGGTGATTGGGATGTTGTTCTTCAAACCCTAGCTACGAATCgtaatggaaatggaaatggtaATAGTAGTATGGTGGAGGTACATTTGGAGAGAATCCAGGTGACAGATGTAGGATTGACAGCGATATCAAGTTGTTTGAATTTGGAGATACTGCATCTCGTGAAGACGCCGGAGTGCACGAATACGGGAATTGTGGCGGTGGCTGAACGGTGTAAGTTGTTGAGGAAGGTGCATATTGATGGGTGGAGGACTAATAGGATTGGGGATGAAGGGTTGAGTGCGTTAGGGAAGAATTGTGGAAATTTGCAGGAGTTGGTTTTGATTGGGATTAATCCAACTACGTTGAGTTTAGGGGTGATTTCGGGGAATTGTAAGGGTTTGGAGAGGTTAGCGCTTTGTAGTAGTGAGACGATTGGGGATGTTGCGTTGTCGTGTATTGCTTCCAAGTGTTTGGCGTTGAAAAAGTTCTGTATAAAAAGTTGTCCTATTTCGGATAATGGATTGGAGGCGCTTGCGTGGGGGTGTCCGAATTTAGTTAAGATCAAGGTTAAGAAGTGTAAGGAGGTGACCAGGGAGATTGTGGATTGGTTGAGGGTCAAGAGGGAGTCATTGATTGTTAATTTGGATGCTGATGAGATTGAACCGGCTGATGCTAGTGCGAGTgacggtggtggtgatggtggtcaGGAGGATGTTCCTGATGTGCCTGAGATTGCCCCGGTTGTGGTGGGCCCTGGGAGGAACCATGGTCGTGGTTCGATGTTTAGGATCAATTTTGGCGTCTTGTTCCGTAAAAATTTAACTGCGTGTGCTTTGAGAAGGATACCGAGTGATGGTGGCAATAGCGGTGGTGGTCAGTGA